A genomic window from Silene latifolia isolate original U9 population chromosome Y, ASM4854445v1, whole genome shotgun sequence includes:
- the LOC141628286 gene encoding protein FAR1-RELATED SEQUENCE 5-like, translating to MSTSDATTSSSTNKSFKTPRTRIETLNALQYNPFCPEEKKPKVGQVFETLESAELFYKEYCTICGSTPRLATTKGIKANELPNSFALRNVVCNRQGAMESRKRMRTDTDTDTETTENDAQSDVTDISRVRPITRIDCRTLVQFKYQENGTYIITRFDETHHHPLASPASTIFLKGNQKMTEVQNNLSQRNIKTYVGNFDAQMFVENLIGKKDTCSSFYFDFIVEENKCLAEVFCADPICIKNYMLFGEVLLADATYRTNKYDMLFVPITGVDHHKRCITFGAELIGDESIECYRWLFKTFLEAMGGLNRCVWNNQLEPDEFEEQWGKIMTDYQLVEHEWFSDLYNIRKQWIPAYFKDVSISGFMRVTSRSESENRFFDRFLCTAFGFYITKIFRKYQNST from the exons atgagtacaagtgatgcaactacgtCTTCTTCTACAAATAAAAGCTTTAAGACTCCAAGAACAAGAATTGAAACATTAAATGCACTCCAGTACAATCCATTCTGTCCAGAGGAAAAGAAACCTAAAGTAGGACAAGTATTCGAAACACTAGAATCAGCAGAGTTATTCTACAAAGAATATTGTACAATCTGTGGGTCTACGCCAAGACTTGCAACAACAAAAGGGATTAAAGCCAATGAGTTaccaaacagttttgcattaaggaatGTTGTCTGCAATAGGCAAGGTGCAATGGAAAGTAGGAAAAGGATGAGGACTGATACTGATACTGATACTGAGACTACTGAGAATGATGCACAATCTGATGTGACAGACATAAGTCGTGTGAGGCCGATTACAAGAATTGACTGTCGTACATTGGTGCAGTTCAAATACCAAGAAAATGGAACTTACATTATTACCAGATTCGATGAAACCCATCACCATCCACTTGCTTCGCCAGCATCTACAATATTCTTGAAAGGAAACCAAAAAATGACAGAGGTACAGAACAATTTGTCACAAAG GAACATAAAAACCTACGTTGGTAATTTTGATGCGCAAATGTTTGTTGAGAATCTTATTGGGAAAAAAGACACATGCagttcattttactttgattttatagTAGAAGAAAACAAGTGCCTGGCTGAAGTGTTTTGTGCAGATCCGATCTGCATAAAGAACTACATGCTGTTCGGTGAGGTGTTATTAGCAGATGCTACATATAGAACAAATAAGTACGATATGCTGTTTGTGCCTATCACAGGAGTTGATCACCACAAAAGGTGCATAACCTTTGGAGCTGAGTTGATAGGTGATGAAAGTATTGAGTGTTACAGATGGCTGTTCAAGACATTTTTGGAAGCAATGGGCGG GCTCAAtaggtgtgtttggaacaaccaacTTGAGCCTGATGAATTCGAAGAACAATGGGGGAAGATAATGACTGATTATCAACTTGTAGAACACGAGTGGTTTTCAGATTTGTACAATATCAGGAAACAGTGGATCCCTGCCTATTTTAAAGATGTTTCCATATCTGGCTTCATGAGGGTTACTTCTAGGTCTGAGAGTGAAAACAGATTCTTTGACAGGTtcctct GCACTGCCTTTGGATTCTACATAACCAAGATTTTCAGAAAATACCAGAATAGTACATAA